The stretch of DNA GGCCGTACTCACGGACGGTGTGGCTCTCGACCTTGCCGCCAAGCGCCTTGCAAGCGAGCTGCATGCCGTAGCAGATGCCGAGCACGGGGATGCCGAGCTCGAAGATCTTCGGGTCGCATTGCGGCGCACCGGCTTCGTAAACGCTGCTCGGCCCGCCCGAGAGGATGATTCCGACGGGGGAGAGCTCGGCGATCCGTTCGGCCGTGAGGTCGTGGCGGACGATTTCGCAGTAGACGTGCTCGTCGCGGACGCGGCGGGCGATGAGCTGGGCGAACTGCGACCCGAAGTCGAGCACCAGCACCTTCTCCGCCGCGAGGCTGCTCGAGCCGCTGGGAGGTTTCTGGTGGGTCGCAGCGGGGGTCGGGGTCGCGGTCATGCGGTCGTTCCGTGACGGAGAGGCGCCCGTGGGGGTCGAGTGGCGCCGGTTGTGCGGTCGTGAACGCGGATTCTAACGGTCCCGGCGCGGCCCGCCCAGCAGCGGCTCCCCCGATGCTTTCGCGCAAGTGGCGAAGCCGCTTATCATGGGTTCGAGACCCTTCTCCTTCCATTCCGTTGTGGGAGGGGTCTCCAGACCCCGATTGCGCGCACCACGCCGTTTCGGAATGGATACCGCAATCGGGGTCTGGAGACCCCTCCCACAGATGACGACCCCTGCGGCCTCACGCCTCAAGCATCAACACCCGTGCGAATACTCCTTACCAACGACGACGGCATCTACGCCCCCGGCCTCGCGGCGATGCGGGCCGCGCTCGCGCGGTTGGGCGAGGTCCATGTGGTCGCGCCGGCGACGGAGCAATCGGGCGTCGGGCACGGGATCACGTTTCTTACGCCGCTGATGGCGAGCCAGGTCTTCGATGGCGATGAGCCGCGCGGCTGGGCCGTCGAGGGATCGCCGGCCGATTGCGTGAAGCTCGCGCTCGCGAAGCTCTGCGTCGATGCGAATGGCGAAATCTTCCGGCCTGACCTTGTCGTTAGCGGGATCAACTGGGGCCTGAACGCGGGCATCAACGTCCTCTACTCCGGCACCGTCGCCGCCGCGACCGAGGCGGCTCTGAACGACCTGCCGGCGATCGCCGTGTCGCTAGAGTGGGAAGACCATTCGCGCTTCAACGCCGCCGCGGCGATGGCGACCGACGTCATCGCCCAGATGCTCGAGCGCAACGCTTGGCGCGAGCACCGGCTCTACAACCTCAACATCCCCACTGTCGCCACGCTCCCCGAATCAACGCCCGAGTTGCGGATCACGCGAATGGGGTCGACGCGTTGGGACGCGGCGTTCGAGGAGCGGCTCGACCCCAAGGGACGCCGCTACTTCTGGACGATCGGCACACCACCGACCGACGAGCCCGGCGCCGACACGGACATCATCGCGATCCGCGACGGCGCCGTGTCGCTGTCGCCGTTGATCGTCGATCGCACCCGCGACGCGATGCTCGGCGAGATGGCTGATTGGAACCTCCAATTCCCCGCCGGCTCATTTAATACAACCAACCACTAGTCCTTGGACGGAGTCCGCGATGAATACGCTATGCGATTTCGGTAAAGAACCGCGAATTGACACGAATCTTCGCGAATCCTCATTCGCGCAAATTCGCGTTTATCCGCGGTTCCTCCTCATTGCCCTGTCGGTGGTTTCGCTGACGGGTTGCGGTGGGTCGAGCAGCAGCGGCGGGAAGTCGAGCCTCGATGCGATGGCCGAGAAGCTCAACCAAGGGGCCGTCCAGGAGAAGCAGGCCGCCAAGGAAAAGGTCGCCGCCGACGCCCAGGCTACCGCCGACGCCAAGGCCGCGGAGGCCGAGCGGCTCGCCACCCAAGGCGGGACCGAGGTCACGACCGACGACATGCAACGCGGCAGCAAAATGACCCGCGGAGGCTACCTGCAGACCACGCTCAAGGGCGGCATCCGTGCCGAGCAAAAGCTGAACCTCTACACCGTCCAACACGCCATGAACCTCTACTACGGCGAGCACGGCAACTATCCGAAGTCGCACGAAGAGTTCATGGAGAAAATCATCGACTACAACGGCATCGTCCTCGAACCGCTCCAAGAGCCCTACGAGTACTACTACAACGCCGAGGACGGCGAGCTCTACAAGGTCGCCAAGCAAGAAGCCGTTGAAGCGGCTCAAGCCGAAGCCGCGGCCGCCCAGGCCGAGGCCGACCGCAAGGCGGAGGCGGCCAAGCAGTAGTCCGCAGTTTCTTCTCTACAACCCTCCTTACCCGCACCGCAACCGTCATCCGGCATGCTTGTTGCTCCTTAGTACCTAAACGTCCCCCGAGCCCCCGAAATCTTTTCGCTTTTCCTCAGCTGCCCCCTCCTCTTCGCAGCGAAATGATGATGAACGCCAAACTCGCTCCGCTGTGCCGCAAGCGGCTGGTGGCCCTGATCGCCTGCCTGTGCTTGGGCCCGGTTGAGGCGCTCGCCGAGGCCAGCTGGGCCTTTGCGCCCGGGGCCTATACGCACAGCCCGGAGTCGGGGCAGCGCGTCGTGCAGTACGCCCAGCACGAGCCTGTCGAGGGGCTCCCCGACCCGCGGCAGACGGTGAGCCGTTACTGGCGTACCCGCACCAATCTGCAGGGCGTGAACGGTTCGAGCGACGCGATCTACGAGGTGAGGAGTTTTGGCAACACGCTGGGCGGATTTGATGCCCAACGTGAACGTGGCCACGACGCGCAGCTAGAGACCCTCAACGCGTTGACGCCCTTCCGCAACAACCCGTTCTTGTTCTTCGGCGGCATGCAGGGTTTCGGTTACGGCTACCCGGGTTACCCGGCGGCGCCCCCCGGAACGCCCGTCCCGTCACAGAACGGCTACGCTCCGCAAGGGAACGGAAACTGGGCGCCACCGATGGCCGCGCCTCAACCTTCCCCCGGCATGCCCGGCACGGCGTGGCCCTACGCGCCACAATCTGGCTTCGTGGCGCCGATGCCCTACGCCGTTCCGTTCCCGTACTGGGGCGGCGACTGGGGTGGTGGCGGCTGGAACGGCGGCGGCTGGAGTGGCGGTCAGCACCCCGGTTGGCGTCCCCAACCGTGGTCGGGATACGGCCCCGGTCGGCAATCGCACTTCCAGGGCGGCGGGTGGTGATTGCGCCGCGGTGCGTGAACGCGTAAGGTTGGTGAGTTTGGTTGCGCTGCAACTCCGGGCGCTGACGCTTACGGCTCGCCTACAGCGAGCTGGCGAGCCGTAAGCGTCAGCGCCCGGAGTTGCAGCGCCTTTCATCGCCCCAACCGACTCGCTTCCTCACGCCAATTCTTACCTTCAGCCGGCCGGTATGCTTTTACCAGCCACTCGTCACCACGGCGCACGAAGTCCATCTCGAGCCGACCGTGGTACGGCCCGACGGCGCCCGACTGCTTGTGCTGCACACGAATCAGCGGCTTGAACTTCGCCACCGCGACGGCGCCGTCCGTCAGGGGGTCGGGCAGCTCGACCGTCACCTCCCCACCAAGGCTCGCCGCCGCGACGTTGAACATCGGCATCAGCATTTGGGCGTCGGACTGCACGTCGGTCGCGCTGGGGTCAATACTCCGCAGCACGCCCGGCAGGTCGTTCGAGCGGATCGCCTCGAAGAGCTGACCGAGCGATTGCCGCACCTGCTCGCGCGGCGTTAGCCACCAGCGCTCTAACGCGATCCCGCCAGCCGTCAGCAACATCGCGGCAACTAGCAGCATGAACGCCCCGCGCGACCGCGTCTGCACATAGGGAATCGCCGCCATCGTGACGAGCAGCAGGCCCAAGGCGCCGACGGCGAGAGGGCTTTCGAGGAGAATGCTCATAGGGTGCCTGAGGCAAAGTGAATGACGAATGTCGAAGCCTGAATGTCGAACCTCTCGGCACAGTTATCCGCCACCGGCAGGTTCGTCATTCGTCATTCGTGCTTCGTCATTCTAGCCGTCAGGCGGCCTTCAGTCCCGTTTCTTGACTGAGCTTGTTGTAAAGCGTCTTCAGCGCGATGCCCAACTCGGCGGCGGCCTTTGGCTTCGAGCCGTCGTTGCGCTCAAGGGCCTCGTAGATCGCCTCCATCTCGAGCTCACGCAGCGTGATCGGCCCGCGGCTCGCCTTCGCAGCGCCACTGAGCTGCCGGCGGTTGAAATGTTGCGGCAGGTCGTCGGCGGTGATCGGGCCTTGGTCGCAGAGGATCGTGGCGTGCTCGATCACGTTCGCCAGTTCACGGACGTTGCCCGGCCAGACGTGACCTTTGAGCGCCGCGACGGCGTCGTCGGTGAGCTGCTGCTCAATTGGCTTGGCGTGCGGGCGGAAACGCCGCAGCAGGTGCTCGGCGAGGTTCGGCAGGTCGTCGAGCCGCTCGCGTAAGGCCGGCAGGTGGATCTCGAACGTGTTGACGCGGTACATCAGATCTTCGCGGAACTCGTCCGCGGCGACCATCGCCGACAGGTCGCGGTGCGTCGCGCAGACGACACGGACGTCGACGTTCACCGTCTTGTTCTCGCCGACGCGGCGGATCTCGCGGCTCTCGAGCACCCGCAGGAGCTTAGCCTGCATCGCCTTGGGGAGTTCGCCGATCTCGTCGAGAAAGATCGTCCCACCCGACGCGACTTCGAACAAACCAACGCGGTGGTCGTCGGCGCCGGTGAACGAGCCTTTGGCGTGACCGAACAGCTCGCTCTCGATCAGGTTCTCGGGCAGCGCGCCGCAGTTGATCGCGACGAACGGCTTGTCGGCGCGGGGAGACTGGTTGTGAACCGCGCGGGCGACGAGTTCTTTGCCGGTGCCCGTTTCGCCGAGAATCAGCACGGTCGATTCGGTCGGCGCCACCTTGTCGATTAGCGCCTTTACCCGCGCCATCGGTCGGCTGTCACCGACAAGCGTCGGCGCGCCCTCGATGCGGTCGAGCCGTCGCTGCAGCGCCGTGAACTTCTGAGTCAGCTCGCGCTTCGCGGCGATGCGACGCAGCAGGGCTTCGATCTCCACCAGCTTGCAAGGCTTCGTCAGGTAGTCGAACGCGCCGTAGCGGAGCGCGGCGATCGCGCTCTCGGTCGTGCTCTTGCCGGTGAGGACCACCGCTTCGGTCGCGGGGGACATCTCCTTCAGGCGGCCGATCACCTCGACGCCGGTCATGCCGGGCATGTCGAGGTCGACGATGATCGCGTCGTAGTTATTCTTCTCGATGGCGGCGACCGCCGTCAGCCCGTCGGGGCAAACCGTGACGGTGTGCCCCATCCGCGGCAGCTCGAGCTTCATCAGCTCTTGCAGCGAGCGCTCGTCGTCGGCGAACAGCAGCGACAGGCTGGGGGTCTTCGTCTTCTTCACGTCGGCGGGCATCACGCTTCCTTACGGTCGTCGGCGGCCATCCTTGGCCGGTTCTTCTAATCGATTCACCACGGAGGCACAGCGGGCGCGGAGGAAGGCACGGAGACGAGATGAACAATCTCTGTGGGAGGCGTCTCCAGACGCCGACTACGGTCTCCATTCCGAAACGGTATGGTGCGCGTAATCGCAGTCTGGAGACGCCTCCTCCAAGATCCTGCCTCTGTGCTTTCCTCCGTGCTCCCTGTGCATCTGTGGTAAAAAAATCTCTCACGCCGCCATGGCGGCGGCGGGTTGTTCGGTTGGCAGCGTTACGGTGAACGTCGAGCCCTGGCCGGGGCCTTCGCTGTCGGCTGCGAGTTCGCCGTGGTGTTCTTCGATGATGCGGTAAGTGATCGACAGCCCCAGGCCGGTCCCCTGCCCTCCACGACGGCGGGTGAAGAACGGCTCGAAGAGGTGCTTCTTCACTTCGTCAGTCATGCCGCAGCCGTTGTCGCGCACGGCGATCCGAGCGTGGCGCCCATCGGTCATCAACGCGGTATCGATCTCCACGGTCACGCGACCGCCGGCCTCGAGGCTGTCGAGGCCGTTGGTGACGAGGTTCAGCAGCACCTGCTTCATCTCTTGCGCATCGACCTCGGCGATCACCGGCTCGCCCGGCAACAGTTCGACGTCTTTGTGCTTGTACTTGCCCAGGTGGCGGACCATCTCGATGACGCCGTCCACGAGCTCGCGTAGCTCGGTCGGCCGGCGTTCGCGATCGCCCATCCTTGAGAAGTCAAGCAGCTTCTCGGTGATCTGCTTGCAGCGGAACGATTCCTTACCGATAGTCTCAAGGTAGCTGTGAACGATGTCCCACTCGGCGGCGTTGGACGGGTCCTCGTGCAGATCGACCAAGCGGCTCTCAAGCGACTCGCTGCACATAGCGATCGCTGCGAGCGGGTTGTTGATCTCGTGGGCGACCCCCGCGGCGAGGAAGCCGACGCTCGCCAGCTGCTCGCTGCGGATCACCTGGTTGGTTCGGTCACGGACCTGCTTGTCGAGTTCGTCGCGGGTCTGCTTGAAGCTGGTCATCATCCGGTTCATCGCTTCGGCGAGCTCGCCCATCTCGTCGTTGGAGTCGAGCGCGACGCGATGCTGGTAGTCACCGGCCGCCACCCGCCGCGCCGCGGCGACGAGGTGGCCGATCGGCCTGGCGACGGACGACTGGAAGACGTACATCGCCAGCGTGAGCAGGCCGAGGGCGGAGATGAAGGTCGTCCACGACAGCACCATCGCGACGTGGTACTGCGAGCGGACCTCGCCCGAAAGCTCGCCCAATCGCTCGTGCAAGTGGCTGGGGAGTTGCGCCGCTAATTCGCGCAGTTGTTCGAGAGCCGCTTCTAACGACGTGGGGCCGCCCCGCAATTCCTCGTAGAGCAGCGTGTCCGAGGTTCCTTCGCGATGGATCTTCTTCAGAACGGTGTCGATCTGAGCCAGGGTCTGGCGTTCTGGTTCGTCGTCGCCGATCTGCGATGCTTCCGTATCGTTGTTGGCGTCGAGTCGTCCGCGGTAGTTGTTCAACGTAATCGCAAATCGGTCGAGCCCGTTGCGGTACGCGACGTAGAGGAGACGCAAGTCGAAAGGTTCGGCCGAGAGAGCCGAGTCATCGGTTGGTTTGCTCTCCGTGAAACTGAACGGCGCTTCGGGGGAACTCTCCGTCGCGTGTTGCAATAGAATCGAACGCTCGCGCGCCGTGCCGTAGGCGACGCGCAGATCGGCGACGTGCTGGCTCAGCTCGTTGGCGATCGGCAACTCCGCCGCCCGAGCGCTCAGGGTCTTGACCAGGTTGCGGTAGGCGTAGAGCCCGTGGATCGCGGCGAAAAAGAGCACAAACGTGCTGGCCCCCAAGAGGCCCACGCCGATGCGCAGCTTAACGCCGATGGAACGGTGCGCGAGCACGCGCGACCTCCTTGTCGCAACGGAAGGTTCGCTGGGCATCCATCGCCCGGCGGTCGGCGAGCATAACAGGACCCGCGCGGGGGCGGCAACGACAGAAAAAGGCGAGCCGTAAGCGTCAGCGCCCGGAGTGGCAGCGCGTTCTCCGCTACTACTCCGGGCGCTGACCAGGATTATGCAAGGGCTAGCACGGTCCGATGGCGAAGAGGGAGTCCGCGTCCCATTCTGCATGGAGAGATTCTATTCCTTGCAGGGGGAGACGATCCGATGGAACGCGAACTCTGGCGGTTATTGTACCGTTTGGTGAAACAGTTGGACGTGGGATGGGGGAGTTGGAGGTACTCCACCGGCGACATCGTGGTGGTTTACCTGTGGGCGGTGGTCCACGACCGCCCCACCGCCTGGGCCGCGTGCCCCGAGAACTGGCCCACCGACCTCTGCCCTCAACCTTTGCCGACGCAAGGCACGCTGAGCCGACGCTTGCGTAAGCCCGCTTGCGTGCTGCTGCTGACGGCCGTGGAGCAGCGGCTGATCGGGCTGCTGAACCTGGGCCAGGGGATCGTCAAGAAGATCGATGGCAAGGCGCTCGCGGTGAGTCTGGTGAGCAAGGACCCCGACGCGGGCTACGGCCGTGGCGCCGGGGGCAAGCAGCTGGGCTACAAGCTGCATGTGATCTGGGGCGATGGGCCGATGCCGCTGGCCTGGGACCTCTCACCGATGAACGTCAGCGAGAAACGCGTGGCCCGCTGGTTGATCGAAGGGCTTGCCGGCGGCGGTTACCTGCTGGCGGACACCGAGTACGACGCCAACCCGCTCTACGACGCGGCCCAAGCCGAAGGGTTTCAGCTGGTGGCGAAGAAACGCAAGGGGAAAGGCTTGGGCCACCAACGACATTCGCCCAGTCGGCTGCGGAGCATCGAGCTGTTGGGGACGGCGTTCGGGGCGGCTCTCTACCGCCAGCGGACGGCGATCGAGACCTCCTTCGGGACGCTGGTCACCTTCGGCGGCGGGCTCGCCTCGCTCCCCGCCTGGGTCCGACGCTTCCACCGCGTCCGACACTGGGTCCAGGCCAAGCTCCTTATCGCCGGAACCCGCTCGCTCGCAAAGAACCCTCAGCTACTAGTTGCATAATCCTGTGACGCTTACGGCTCGCCGCCGATTGTTCAGTTCCTCACCACCCGCCGCATCATCCACAGCCCCCACAACGCTAGCACCGCGTTGCCAACCCAGACCGCGATCGGCGGCACGTCTCCCTGCTTGGCGTGGTCGACGCTCACCATCAGCAGCGGGTAGTAGACCAGCAGGATCGGCAGGAAGCAGAGGAAGAAGCTGGCCAGGAACTCGCCCTTCTGACGCCAGATCGCCATCGGCACGCCGACCATGACGAACGCCAGACAGCTGAAGCCGTTCGCCCAGCGACGGAACGGCTCGACCGACAGCCGGCGGTAACGGTACTCTTCGCCGGCAATGGTGTTGGTGAGCGGGAACCACGACTCGGCCGACAGCCGGTCGAAATCGCCGGTCATCATCGCCAGCGCTTGTTCGGTCGTCTCGCGGCGATGGATGTCGGCGATCCGATTGCTGATGATGCGTTGCTCCTGATCGATCTCTGACAGGGCGTAGTTCGAGGGGCTACGCGAACTACTCGACTCGCCGAAGAGCTCTTCGAGATCGATCTCGCGCTCGACGGTAGAGTCGATGACGGCCTTCACCTCGCCTTCCAGAGCAATCCCCTCGAAGCGGACGATCAGCTTCTTGCGGTCGGGGGACGAACTGAGCTGGGCCGAATCGGATTCGAGCTTCCAGGCCTCATTGTCACCCTGCGCCTGCACGATGACGGTCGGGCGTACAAGTGTCCGATCGACGACGTGCTGCACGCTGATCTGCAGGCCGCCTTCGGCGTAGCTGCGGTGTAGGCGGAGCTGGCTGTAGATGACTTCTTCAAGCGATTCGACAAACACCCGCTGCACACCGAGCCGGCCCCACGAGACGGCGATATCGTTAAGCGCCACCGCGCCGAGGCTCGTCGCCGCCGCGAGGATCATCGTCGGCAGGGCGAGCTTCCAGGGCGAGATGCCCATCGCCTTGATGGCGATAATCTCGTTGGTCGCCGAGAGCCGGCCGTAGACGCTGGTCGTCGCCAGCAGCATCGTCGCCGGCACCGCGAACTGCATCGCCTGAGGCAGCATGTAAGGCGTCATCCGCAAGAGCGGCCCGAGGCCGAGGCCCTTATCAACCGCCTCCTTGCCGATCAAACCCACGAAGATCAGCGCCGTCAGTCCGGCGAGCGTCAGCAGGAAGACCTGCAACAGCTCGAGCAAGACGTACCGGGTGAGGAGCTTCACGGGTGGCGGCGGGGCGTGGCGGGAAGTCGACCGAGAGAGGCCGAGAAACGTACCAAGCCACCGACGTTGTGAGAACAACGGTTTTGCTGGCGAGCCGGGGACGCGAGTCGACTAACTTCAGAGTGCTAGCTAATCACTCCATCGCCGTGGGCGGCGTAGCGTCGGGTGTTGTCGTCGCCACGCACTAGAGCCATCGCGTCCGCGATGATCTCGGCGTAATGCTTGATGGCGCCGAGGTGATCGCCGCGTTCGAACGCCGCGTCGGCCGTCTGCTGCAGCGCCCGGAAGGGCTCCCAGTCGAGGTAGTAGGGCGCCGCCTTGGGGTGGCCATTGGTCGCGGC from Botrimarina mediterranea encodes:
- a CDS encoding LptF/LptG family permease — its product is MKLLTRYVLLELLQVFLLTLAGLTALIFVGLIGKEAVDKGLGLGPLLRMTPYMLPQAMQFAVPATMLLATTSVYGRLSATNEIIAIKAMGISPWKLALPTMILAAATSLGAVALNDIAVSWGRLGVQRVFVESLEEVIYSQLRLHRSYAEGGLQISVQHVVDRTLVRPTVIVQAQGDNEAWKLESDSAQLSSSPDRKKLIVRFEGIALEGEVKAVIDSTVEREIDLEELFGESSSSRSPSNYALSEIDQEQRIISNRIADIHRRETTEQALAMMTGDFDRLSAESWFPLTNTIAGEEYRYRRLSVEPFRRWANGFSCLAFVMVGVPMAIWRQKGEFLASFFLCFLPILLVYYPLLMVSVDHAKQGDVPPIAVWVGNAVLALWGLWMMRRVVRN
- the surE gene encoding 5'/3'-nucleotidase SurE, with protein sequence MRILLTNDDGIYAPGLAAMRAALARLGEVHVVAPATEQSGVGHGITFLTPLMASQVFDGDEPRGWAVEGSPADCVKLALAKLCVDANGEIFRPDLVVSGINWGLNAGINVLYSGTVAAATEAALNDLPAIAVSLEWEDHSRFNAAAAMATDVIAQMLERNAWREHRLYNLNIPTVATLPESTPELRITRMGSTRWDAAFEERLDPKGRRYFWTIGTPPTDEPGADTDIIAIRDGAVSLSPLIVDRTRDAMLGEMADWNLQFPAGSFNTTNH
- a CDS encoding transposase; translated protein: MERELWRLLYRLVKQLDVGWGSWRYSTGDIVVVYLWAVVHDRPTAWAACPENWPTDLCPQPLPTQGTLSRRLRKPACVLLLTAVEQRLIGLLNLGQGIVKKIDGKALAVSLVSKDPDAGYGRGAGGKQLGYKLHVIWGDGPMPLAWDLSPMNVSEKRVARWLIEGLAGGGYLLADTEYDANPLYDAAQAEGFQLVAKKRKGKGLGHQRHSPSRLRSIELLGTAFGAALYRQRTAIETSFGTLVTFGGGLASLPAWVRRFHRVRHWVQAKLLIAGTRSLAKNPQLLVA
- a CDS encoding sensor histidine kinase, with the translated sequence MLAHRSIGVKLRIGVGLLGASTFVLFFAAIHGLYAYRNLVKTLSARAAELPIANELSQHVADLRVAYGTARERSILLQHATESSPEAPFSFTESKPTDDSALSAEPFDLRLLYVAYRNGLDRFAITLNNYRGRLDANNDTEASQIGDDEPERQTLAQIDTVLKKIHREGTSDTLLYEELRGGPTSLEAALEQLRELAAQLPSHLHERLGELSGEVRSQYHVAMVLSWTTFISALGLLTLAMYVFQSSVARPIGHLVAAARRVAAGDYQHRVALDSNDEMGELAEAMNRMMTSFKQTRDELDKQVRDRTNQVIRSEQLASVGFLAAGVAHEINNPLAAIAMCSESLESRLVDLHEDPSNAAEWDIVHSYLETIGKESFRCKQITEKLLDFSRMGDRERRPTELRELVDGVIEMVRHLGKYKHKDVELLPGEPVIAEVDAQEMKQVLLNLVTNGLDSLEAGGRVTVEIDTALMTDGRHARIAVRDNGCGMTDEVKKHLFEPFFTRRRGGQGTGLGLSITYRIIEEHHGELAADSEGPGQGSTFTVTLPTEQPAAAMAA
- a CDS encoding sigma-54-dependent transcriptional regulator, which codes for MPADVKKTKTPSLSLLFADDERSLQELMKLELPRMGHTVTVCPDGLTAVAAIEKNNYDAIIVDLDMPGMTGVEVIGRLKEMSPATEAVVLTGKSTTESAIAALRYGAFDYLTKPCKLVEIEALLRRIAAKRELTQKFTALQRRLDRIEGAPTLVGDSRPMARVKALIDKVAPTESTVLILGETGTGKELVARAVHNQSPRADKPFVAINCGALPENLIESELFGHAKGSFTGADDHRVGLFEVASGGTIFLDEIGELPKAMQAKLLRVLESREIRRVGENKTVNVDVRVVCATHRDLSAMVAADEFREDLMYRVNTFEIHLPALRERLDDLPNLAEHLLRRFRPHAKPIEQQLTDDAVAALKGHVWPGNVRELANVIEHATILCDQGPITADDLPQHFNRRQLSGAAKASRGPITLRELEMEAIYEALERNDGSKPKAAAELGIALKTLYNKLSQETGLKAA